The following proteins are co-located in the Saccharomycodes ludwigii strain NBRC 1722 chromosome V, whole genome shotgun sequence genome:
- a CDS encoding uncharacterized protein (similar to Saccharomyces cerevisiae YCR043C | puative protein of unknown function), protein MIPIPNDPALLREHIYSETGDLHVVLDPRTFSDIDGYKPISAYGLGYFNYYMKTDRELREKRVLDEIVIHVYNNFNFYFIIFWILFVIYAVDTALDKKFSKYYYSNNISNIDEEYSSYTEDEDYYDDDDDEELYYDNGEDEEDDDEISLPEMKYIKHSKKDDDGIITGNTDKKNKAQLKKKNRRNKRRNYKKRVGGGNFVSRFLYKTFYMKNDDQKKYDRLYGDDDINSITSSQFEYHHVKV, encoded by the coding sequence ATGATTCCAATACCAAATGATCCAGCCCTACTACGAGAACATATTTACTCGGAAACAGGTGATTTACACGTAGTTTTAGACCCAAGAACGTTTTCCGATATAGATGGTTATAAGCCAATTAGCGCATATGGGCTAGGTTATTTTAACTATTACATGAAGACCGATAGAGAACTCAGGGAGAAACGTGTTTTAGATGAAATAGTGATTCATGTTTATAATAActttaacttttattttataattttctgGATTTTATTCGTTATTTATGCAGTGGATACTGCTTTGGATAAAAAATTctcaaaatattattattctaataatattagcaACATAGACGAGGAATATTCATCTTATACAGAAGATGAGGATTActatgatgatgatgatgatgaagagcTTTACTACGATAATGGGGAGGATgaggaagatgatgatgaaattaGTCTGCCAGAAATGAAATACATTAAACATTCAAAAAAGGATGATGATGGAATTATTACAGGGAATacagataaaaaaaataaagcacaactgaaaaaaaaaaatagaagaaACAAGAGAAGAAATTATAAGAAACGTGTGGGTGGTGGGAATTTTGTGAGTAGATTTTTATACAAAACCTTTTATATGAAAAATGACGATCAAAAAAAGTACGATCGTCTTTATGGGGatgatgatattaatagtattacTAG